Below is a genomic region from Macadamia integrifolia cultivar HAES 741 unplaced genomic scaffold, SCU_Mint_v3 scaffold1823, whole genome shotgun sequence.
AATATTCTGTTGCTTTATTTTGTCTGTACAGTATGTACCTTGTGTGGAGGATACAGTTCTTGGTATTGTAGTTGATTCTAAGGCAGATCTTCACACATACTTCAACGCAACCTTGTGGATTATTTTCTGCCTGTTAACTAGGATCATCACTAGCATGCAGCAAATTAGTGCTATTGGATATTTTTTGTGTTCCTTattcaatttttgagagaagaaaactaatttGTTATACCAGTGAAGACACCGTGCATGTATGCATTCTccaagagaa
It encodes:
- the LOC122064919 gene encoding uncharacterized protein LOC122064919, translating into MDRKPSNSPTSFIDLMDDIDAISFMKAGKLKFSKPNKYWVESSQKRYVPCVEDTVLGIVVDSKADLHTYFNATLWIIFCLLTRIITSMQQISAIGYFLCSLFNF